A section of the Primulina eburnea isolate SZY01 chromosome 1, ASM2296580v1, whole genome shotgun sequence genome encodes:
- the LOC140811830 gene encoding laccase-7-like — translation MVNLVFVLACALASLAASSSSFASAALVEHSFHVQNLTIDKLCQSNVITAVNGSLPGPTVRVKEGDTLVVHVFNKSPYNLTIHWHGVFQLLSGWADGPEYTTQCPIQPGQSYTQRFTITGQEGTLWWHAHIKWLRATVHGALIIKPRAGRSYPFPKPHREVPIILGEWWNANILDVEDEALANGGGPNISDAYMINGRPGDFYPCSADRTFKLKVEKGKRYLLRIINAALNTILFFKIANHKMEVVAIDASYTNPYVTDVVVLAQGQTADVLLIADQTPGRYYMAASPYVSATNVRFSDTVTRGIIEYKGSKQSKPIMPILPVYNDTPTAHRFFSNQTGLVTGPFWSGVPDKVDERMFVTVGLGLVPCEPPRGASCLGPLGQRVASSMNNVSLEFPSKLSMLEAFYGNVGGIYTTDFPDNPPLPFDYTNMNNSLNPALIMTSKSTKLKKLKFNSTVEIVLQNTVLVGSENHPMHLHGLNFFVLAQGFGNFDPASDSKKFNLVNPQELNNIPVPVGGWAVIRFRANNPGVWLMHCHLDAHVSWGLAMAFVVENGPTPSSRLPPPPPDLPKC, via the exons ATGGTGAATCTTGTGTTCGTGCTTGCTTGCGCTTTGGCTTCACTGGCAGCTTCGTCCTCTTCATTTGCTTCGGCAGCTTTGGTCGAGCATTCTTTCCAC GTACAAAATTTAACCATCGATAAACTCTGCCAAAGTAACGTAATCACTGCGGTAAATGGAAGTCTTCCGGGGCCAACTGTTCGGGTGAAAGAGGGTGACACTCTAGTGGTCCACGTCTTCAATAAATCACCCTATAATCTTACCATTCATTG GCATGGGGTTTTCCAGTTATTGAGCGGTTGGGCGGATGGACCTGAATATACAACCCAGTGCCCGATCCAGCCCGGCCAAAGTTACACCCAACGGTTCACCATTACCGGCCAAGAGGGTACTCTATGGTGGCACGCACACATCAAATGGCTTCGAGCCACGGTTCACGGAGCCCTGATCATCAAGCCTAGAGCCGGTCGATCATATCCATTCCCTAAGCCACATAGGGAAGTCCCGATAATTCTTG GAGAATGGTGGAATGCAAATATTCTAGACGTGGAAGATGAAGCATTAGCCAACGGGGGCGGGCCGAATATATCCGATGCCTATATGATAAATGGCCGTCCCGGTGATTTTTACCCGTGCTCCGCGGACC gcACGTTCAAGTTAAAGGTGGAGAAAGGGAAAAGATATCTTCTACGTATCATCAATGCCGCACTCAATACCATATTGTTCTTCAAGATAGCCAACCATAAGATGGAGGTCGTGGCCATTGACGCGTCATACACGAACCCTTACGTGACTGACGTGGTCGTGCTAGCACAAGGTCAGACCGCGGACGTGCTGCTAATCGCAGATCAGACTCCCGGACGATACTATATGGCCGCAAGTCCTTACGTGAGTGCCACCAACGTGAGGTTCTCCGACACGGTCACAAGGGGTATCATTGAGTACAAAGGGTCCAAACAATCTAAGCCTATTATGCCGATTCTTCCTGTATACAACGATACACCCACAGCCCATAGATTTTTCTCCAACCAAACTGGGCTTGTCACGGGGCCCTTTTGGAGTGGGGTCCCTGACAAGGTGGACGAACGCATGTTCGTAACAGTTGGATTGGGCCTGGTCCCTTGCGAGCCCCCACGTGGTGCGTCTTGCTTGGGCCCGTTGGGTCAAAGAGTTGCTTCAAGCATGAATAACGTATCCTTAGAGTTCCCTTCCAAACTATCAATGCTCGAGGCCTTCTACGGAAATGTTGGGGGGATATACACCACAGATTTTCCCGACAATCCGCCATTGCCATTCGACTACACCAACATGAATAACAGCCTCAATCCAGCGCTCATAATGACCTCAAAATCCACCAAACTCAAGAAACTGAAGTTCAATTCAACAGTAGAGATTGTGCTGCAAAACACTGTCTTGGTCGGGTCAGAGAATCACCCAATGCACCTCCATGGGCTCAACTTCTTTGTGTTGGCTCAAGGATTCGGCAACTTCGACCCCGCAAGCGATAGCAAAAAGTTTAATCTTGTCAACCCCCAAGAGCTTAACAATATACCGGTTCCGGTTGGAGGGTGGGCAGTGATTAGGTTCCGAGCCAATAATCCAGGtgtttggttgatgcattgtcATCTGGATGCGCACGTCTCGTGGGGTTTAGCCATGGCTTTCGTGGTCGAAAACGGGCCGACCCCTTCGAGTAGGCTGCCTCCGCCACCTCCTGATCTCCCCAAATGCTAA